In the genome of Chloroflexota bacterium, the window TTGTCATCCTCACCCCTTTTGTCCCCCTCTCCTTTGAAGGAGAGGGGGAATGGTTACATAAGAGGGGCTTCGCCCCTCTAGAACTCCCTTTCAATTTTATTATGGTTTTTCCCTGAGCTGCGGGAACAGGATAACCTCCCTGATTGATTGCTGGTTGGTGAGCAGCATCACCAGGCGGTCGATACCAACTCCCAGACCACCGGCCGGGGGCATGCCGTATTCCAGGGCCAGCAGGTAGTCCTCGTCAATGGTCCAGCTTTCCTCGTCTTTCTCGTGGCGCTCCTTCTTCTGCTGGACAAAGCGCTGCCGCTGCTCCTGCGGGTCATTGAGTTCAGAAAAAGCGTTGGCGATTTCCATGCCGCCGGCAAATGCTTCAAAGCGCTCCACAACGCGGTCCTCCCCGGGCTTGGTCTTGGCCAGCGGCGACATCGATACCGGGTAGTCCTTGAGGAAAGTGGGCTGGATAAGGCTCGGCTCAACGAAGGTGGAGATAAGTTCGTCCACCAGCTTGGCCCAGTTTTTCTCCGGGTCGACCTTAAGCCCGAGGGCCTTCATTTTGTCCTTCATCCGGTCCCGCAGGCCGTCGGCGGTGGGGTACGTGACGAAGTCAATGCCGCTGTACTGCTCAACGGCTTCGCGCAGGGTGAGGCGTGGCCAGGGAGGCTTGAAGTTTATACTATAATCGCCGTATTTAATCTTGGTAGTGCCCATCACCTTTTTGCTCACCCAGGCTACCATTTCCTCGAGCATATCCATAACGTCGTTGTAATCGGCGTAGGCCTGGTAGCTTTCCAGCATGGTAAACTCGGGGTTATGCCTGGTGGAGACGCCTTCATTACGGAAGATGCGACCCAGTTCATAGACCCTGTCCAGTCCCCCGACGATAAGTCGCTTGAGGTGGAGTTCCGGCGCGATGCGCAGATAGAAGTCCTGGTCGAGGGCATGGTGATGGGTGACGAAGGGTCGGGCCAATGCTCCCCCGGGCGATGGCTGTAGCACCGGCGTTTCCACTTCAATAAAGTCGTGCTCGTTGAGATACTGCCGTATGGCATTGATGACCTGGCTGCGGGTCTTGAAAGTTATCTTGGTCTCCGGGTTGCTGATGAGGTCAAGGTAGCGCTGCCGATATCTCGTGTCAACATCGCTGAGGCCGTGCCACTTTTCCGGCAGCGGCTGCAACGACTTGGCGAGCAGGGTGAACTGCTTCACGCCGACGGTCGGCTCGCCGGTCCTGGTACGGATTACCTGTCCTTGCACACCGATGAAATCACCGATATCCAGTTCCTGGAAAAGCTGGCCCTGCTCTCTGGAAAGTTTATCTATATCTTGAAAAAGCAGCTGTATCTTGCCCGAGCCGTCGTGGATATCCGCGAAAGCGCTTTTCCCCATCCGCCTGATGGCCATAATCCGCCCGGCAACGCTGACCTGCTTCTCTTCGGCCTGCCCCGCCTCGTGCTGCTCGAGCAGCGCAATAGCCTCCTGGGTGGTATGGCTGCACTGGTAGCGGTGCGGGTAGGGATTGATGCCCTGTCCACGAAGCCGTTCCAGCTTCTCACGGCGCTGCTGAGTTATGCGGTTCAGTCTGGTCGCCATTTCTGCACCTATAAGACAGTCAGTTTCGAATCAAACGAGTGTGTATCCATTTTCCATCACAGTATAGCACAGCCAGTATTAGCCCTGAAATAGAGGCGGGTGAGGGAATACCTCAAGCCCGCCTTACTTATTACAGGATTCAGCTTGACAGGACGAAGTCAGCCTAGTAAAGTTTCTATAACTCAGGTGTGCCATAATCGCTGACGACGCACAATAAAAAGTCTTTAAAACGGAGGAAAATAAGGAGGTTCAGGAAATGCTTTATGAACTAAGGGTCTATGAGATTATTCCGCTTAGAATGAAGGACATCAATGACCGATTTGCGAGGCATACCACGAGAATCTGGGAGAGGATAGGTATTCGCCCCGTAGGTTTCTGGGAGAACGTAATAGGTCCAAGCAACACACTGACTTATATCCTTGCCTGGGAGAGCCTCAAAGAACGCCAGGAAAAGTGGGATGCTTTTGTAAGTGACCCCGAATGGCTCAAGGTGATGGAAGAAACACATAAAAATGGATCGATAGTCCTTAAAAGTACCAACACGATTATGCGGCCAACATCCTACTCACCCATGCAGTAATCTGAGGTTCTATAAAGCCTTGTATTGTGACGTAATGTCGAGTACAGTAATGCAGAGCACTTTCTAACGCATCCGTCCCTATTTACCACGCACAAATCTGACGTGCTATACCCCTCACTTGACCAGTATCATTACTGACACATTCCATACCCCTATTTTGCCACTGTACAGGCCTCTGGAAGCCTCAAAACAGGCTGTGGCATTGACATAGCTATACAAGATACAACACTGATATAATGACAACGTGCTAGATAATCAAGAAAAGCAGCATTTTTCAAGTAGATGCAAGGCCTGTAATACAATGATTGCTTGGCCTTATACAAAGCCAATTCCGAAAATATGGATATGCCACCTCTGTGGTAGAAAAAACTACTCGAAGCCCAAACCCGCTAAAAAGAATAAACCTTAGAGCAAGATAGTAGGTTTAACCCTCACGCCACGCCCGCAATTCCAGAATATTTTCTGCCATATTTACCATAAAAGGCCATTCCAGAATTCTGGTAAAGGGTTGAGTGTCGCGGCAGATTATTTCATCTGCTCCCGCAGCGTATCCAGCCAGGCGGCCGACTTAACTTCCCGTTCCAGGAGGTATTTGAGGTAATTGCTGATTACTCGATTCAGCTCCCGGGAAAGCCCGGCATCTATTTTCAGACGGTCGACCGCGCTATAGTCGCTGTCCTGAAGAAGGCGCAATACCTTCTGCGCATTGACGGAAAGCGGGTAGCTTGACGGATGGTTTACAGCGCAGTCCGGGCACAGCATACCACCGGAACCGGGGCTGAACGAGTTGTCCACCGGTTCCAGCGGTTTCTGGCAGGAAACGCACTGCTGAAGTTGAGGTCGGTAGCCGACTTCATCGAGGAGATGTAGTTCAAAATAGCGCAATGCCAGGTCTCTATTGCCTGTCAGACATAGCTGCTCCATTGTTGCCCGCAGTAGCTGGAACAGGGCTAAGTTTTCAACGCTGTCGGCGGTAAACTGGTTGACCAGTTCAATGGCGTAGAGCCCGCAGGAGGTGAGCCAGAGGTCGCTTTTCAGGGGCAGGAAGCCGTTGATGGTCTGGCTGCCGATGATGGTATCCAGATTGCGCCCTCTGGCCAGTGAAACCTGGCTGTAGGTAAGGAGCTCCAGGTGTCCAGCCATCTTGCTCTTTGTTTTGCGGACGCTTTTGGCAAAAGCCTGTATCTTGCCGAGGTGCGGCGTGTAGAGGGTGAAAATGACATCGGCCTCCCCCAGCTTGGTCTTTTTGATGATGATGGCTTCTGTCTGATAGGTACGCGACTTTGACATTCCAACACTCTACCCGGGTTTCCGTGCCAGAATATATAGAAGGACGTGAGTGTGTGGACCTTCTCCGTGGTTCTCCGTATCTTCGGCGATTCCTGACTCAATTATCTGAAAATCTTTAAAATAATCGCGCAGTTCGGCTTCGGCAAAGTAATGCACCGGTCTTCCTGGTCGGCTTTCAAAGGTGTTTTTTTCCACTTCCTGGCCCTTGCCAAAGCTCGGCTCTTTTTCCGAGAAAACAACGAAGAACAGTAATCCGTCGTCTCTTACTTTATCGGCGCACTGCTTTAAACATAATTTTCTCTCTTTCTCACGGAAAAGATGCAGGACATTATAGCAGTATATGGCATCGTATTGCTCAGGAGCGAAGGACATGTCCAGGGCGGAGCCGCTGCGAGTCCTGGTCTGCGGGTCGTATTCCCTGGCCATTTCAGAGGCGACCTCTGATATTTCAATGCCGGTAACATCAAAGCCGGATTCCGAAAAAAGTTTTGTATTTCGTCCGTATCCAGAACCGGGAACCAGAATCCTTTGCACTCCATTTTTGCGAAATATCTCTACTGCACGCGCGGCGGTCTGGCTCGGTGATGTGCCCCACACATAGCCCTCGTCCTGAAACCGCTTATCCCAGTAAGTTTTCTTATCCATAATTGAATTCATATCTTCCTTGAAGGTAAAAATTATGATATTAGTATGAAATCATAAGAAGAATGCAATTTGTTGTAAGTCGCGTACCGTTGTTAAGCCAAACCTTAAAATTCCTGCCTGCCCTCAAGGGCTCGGGTCAGGGTAACATCTTAAATTTTAGGTTTGTATTTGAAATTACCTATCTATTTACCTTTATGTTAAAATCGGCTAGTACTGATTCTAAATCGGTAGCTAGTTCAGGCGCACCCTCTTTTATAAACTTGTACTCCTTGAGGGCGAGCTTATCATTGCCACTGAAATGCTCGCCATAATAAGAAGTAGGTGGGGATTGTTTGTGAAGATAATAAGTAGCTGCATAGCAACCCGCAAGATGAAAGTGAGCAGGAATACAATCAGGCGCGATACGTAGGATCTTCTTGTATGCTTTTGTTCCGTCTTCATTGTTGATAATGCAATGTATCTCCGCAGCCATTAATAATAGTTCAACTTTGTCATCTATATCGCTTGCCAGATTTGCAGCTTTCTCTAATTCCTTCATTGCCACTTTTCTATTGCCATACTCGTAATCCGCAAAACCCTTACGCTTTAAGATAGATGGTTCCTCAGGGTCTGATTCATCCGCAAACATTACCCAAGAGCCTCCTGGAAATATTGATGAAGGGTATTCCTGGTGTATCCTTCGTGCATTTGAGTAATGAATCATACCAAGACCTGCGTGAGCAAGGGGAAGAGATGGATTAATCTCTATAGCTCGCTTATAAAGAGAAGCAGCTTTGTGGTCGTTATATCTGCCACCTAAACGGTATTGACTATTCGCATACAAGCATAAGACGAAGTAATCGTTCGGATTTCGACGCAGTTCCGTCCAACAAAGGCAGCTTGCGCGTCTATAATGTTTTTTATCAAAGGCACGAACTGCTTGTTTAAGTAACCAGCTAGGATTATCTGGAAGTTCCTGCAATTTAGTACACTTCCTTTGTTTATGCTTAGCTAAAATTCCTGCCTGCCCTCAATAGCCTGCGTGAGGGTGACGTCATCCGCGTATTCAAGTTCGGTGCCGAAAGGCAGCCCGCGTGCAAGACGGGTAACCCTGATACCCAGCGGCGTTATCAGGTGGCTCAGATACATGGCGGTCTGCTCTCCCTCAAGGTTGGGGTTGGTGGCCAGGATAATTTCCTTCACCGAACCGTCTTTAAGTCGGTTCATCAGTTCTCTTACCCTGATATCCTCCGTGCCGACGCCTTCGGTGGGGGAAATAGCACCGTGTAAAACATGATACATTCCGTGATAAATACCCGTGTGCTCTATAGCCAGAATGTCCTGAGGCTGCTCAACAATACATATCTGGCTGGGGTCACGCTTGTCATTGCGGCAGAGGGAGCAGGGGTCAGATTCGGTTACGTTAAAACAGGTCGAGCAGAGGGTTATCTTGCGCTTCAGGGAAAGTATCGCTTCGGCAAGGAATTTGCTCTGCTCATCACCGGCACGCAACAGATAGAAGACGATACGCTGGGCACTCTTCGGCCCGATGCCGGGCAGTTTATTGAACTCCTGAATGAGATTATCGATTACATCAGCATGGGGAAGAACGTTCTGCTCCAAGGCTGTATCTCCTTCAACTGCTCAGGTTAAACCGGGAATTTTGAAATCGCCGGTGAGCCCTCCGAGGTGCTTGGTCGCCAATTCCTGGGACTTGGCCAGGGCTTCACTGACCGCGGTCAGTACCAGGTCTTGCAGGAGTTCAACGTCTTCCGGATTGACCACCTCTGGTGATATTTCGACCGACTGTATTTTTTGCTGCCCGTTCATGGTGACTTTAATGGCACCACCCCCAGAACTGCCTTCGACGGTCAGGCTGCTCAATTCCTCCTGAGCCTGGGCCAGTTTTGCCTGGAGTTTCTGGGCCTGTTGGAACATGAACTTGTTCATTTCTCCTCCGATTCAATTATCTGGGCACCTATCTTCAGGGCTTCTTCGATAAGGTGGTTTGCCTCCGGCTCATGGACGCAGCGAACGCGGCAGGCACGACCCAGGAAGTTGCTGATTATCTGCTCCGCTATCTGCTGATTGTCCGTCTTCTCCATATTTTCCTTGTGCAGCGGGAACTTGAACGACAGGATAATGGTATTATTCTCAACGGCTTTCGGTTTGGCACTTCTGAGCAGGGCGGCGGCGGGGGTTCGGCTCATGCTGGATGGGGCGTCACGGATGAATTTCAGCCAGTTCAGTTGCAGGTTTTCAATCTCCTCACCACCGGCTTCAGTGGGGATTGACGGGGCAGCTTCGGTCGAAGCCGGCGCAGGCGCTGGTTCTAATTCTGATTCTGGTTCCGGTTCCGGTTCACCTTTTTCCTCTTCCGGTTCTGGCGCTGGGACTGATTCTATTGCAGGCGCCGGTTCTGGTTCAAGCTTCTGCTCCACCGCTGGTTTGCGGGGAAGCTCTTCTTTAGCCGCTGGCTTTTCTGGTGAGAGTGGTGGCGTTTCTGTGACCACCGGTTTCATCGGCTGGCGTGCTTCAGGTTCTGCCTTTACCATCGGCGGTTCTTTGGCGGAAGGCAGGATTGCGTCCACCAGCGCAAGCTCCAGCGGCAGCGTGGAATAATTATCGAGGCCGAGGTCAAGCTGCCCGAAGAGCTTTACCGCCTTTAATATCTGAGATAAGGAAGCCTTGCCGGCCAGTTCCTTCAATTCTTCAATGTCCTCGGCGGGCAGGTCTATCGATTCGGCAGAGCCGGTTTTCACCAGGAGCAGCGCCCTGAGATATGCCACCAGTTCGCGATTGAACTGGCGCAGGTCAAGGCCATCGCTGTTGATGCCGTTTATGGTCGATACCCCGGCGGTAACATCGTTATTGACAATGTGCCTCACCATCTCTTTGGCTCGCCAGTCGCCGGTGATGCCCAGGATTGTCTGGGCCTGCATTAAGGTGACTTTTTTACCGTAGTAGGTCGTTAGCTGTTCCAGAAGGTTTTCCGCGTCTCGCAGGCTGCCGGTAGCGGCCCTGGCGATGAGCTTCAGAGCCTCTGGCTCGATTTTAATGGTCTCTTTCTTGCCGATTTGGGTCAGTTTGGTCACCACATCGTTCTGGGATATGCGTCGAAAATCAAAGCGTTGGCAGCGCGACATAATGGTGGGGAGGACTTTATGCACCTCGGTGGTGGCCAGGACAAAGATGACATGCGGCGGCGGCTCTTCAAGGGTTTTGAGCAGCGCATTGGACGCACTGGTACTCAGCATGTGTACTTCATCAATGATATAGACCTTGTAGCGTGCTTGGTTTGGCGCGTAATTGACCCTTTCTCGGAGGTTCCGGATGTTGTCCACGCCGGTATTGCTGGCAGCGTCGATTTCGATGACATCCAGGGCTCTGCCTTCGGTAGTTGCCTGGCACATCTCACAGGAATTGCAGGGTTCGCCCTTGCCTTCATTGGTGAGACAATTGACTGCCTTGGCGAGAATGCGTCCAGTACTGGTCTTACCG includes:
- the lysS gene encoding lysine--tRNA ligase, with translation MATRLNRITQQRREKLERLRGQGINPYPHRYQCSHTTQEAIALLEQHEAGQAEEKQVSVAGRIMAIRRMGKSAFADIHDGSGKIQLLFQDIDKLSREQGQLFQELDIGDFIGVQGQVIRTRTGEPTVGVKQFTLLAKSLQPLPEKWHGLSDVDTRYRQRYLDLISNPETKITFKTRSQVINAIRQYLNEHDFIEVETPVLQPSPGGALARPFVTHHHALDQDFYLRIAPELHLKRLIVGGLDRVYELGRIFRNEGVSTRHNPEFTMLESYQAYADYNDVMDMLEEMVAWVSKKVMGTTKIKYGDYSINFKPPWPRLTLREAVEQYSGIDFVTYPTADGLRDRMKDKMKALGLKVDPEKNWAKLVDELISTFVEPSLIQPTFLKDYPVSMSPLAKTKPGEDRVVERFEAFAGGMEIANAFSELNDPQEQRQRFVQQKKERHEKDEESWTIDEDYLLALEYGMPPAGGLGVGIDRLVMLLTNQQSIREVILFPQLREKP
- a CDS encoding NIPSNAP family protein, whose amino-acid sequence is MLYELRVYEIIPLRMKDINDRFARHTTRIWERIGIRPVGFWENVIGPSNTLTYILAWESLKERQEKWDAFVSDPEWLKVMEETHKNGSIVLKSTNTIMRPTSYSPMQ
- the recO gene encoding DNA repair protein RecO; amino-acid sequence: MSKSRTYQTEAIIIKKTKLGEADVIFTLYTPHLGKIQAFAKSVRKTKSKMAGHLELLTYSQVSLARGRNLDTIIGSQTINGFLPLKSDLWLTSCGLYAIELVNQFTADSVENLALFQLLRATMEQLCLTGNRDLALRYFELHLLDEVGYRPQLQQCVSCQKPLEPVDNSFSPGSGGMLCPDCAVNHPSSYPLSVNAQKVLRLLQDSDYSAVDRLKIDAGLSRELNRVISNYLKYLLEREVKSAAWLDTLREQMK
- a CDS encoding class I SAM-dependent methyltransferase — its product is MDKKTYWDKRFQDEGYVWGTSPSQTAARAVEIFRKNGVQRILVPGSGYGRNTKLFSESGFDVTGIEISEVASEMAREYDPQTRTRSGSALDMSFAPEQYDAIYCYNVLHLFREKERKLCLKQCADKVRDDGLLFFVVFSEKEPSFGKGQEVEKNTFESRPGRPVHYFAEAELRDYFKDFQIIESGIAEDTENHGEGPHTHVLLYILARKPG
- the recR gene encoding recombination mediator RecR; protein product: MEQNVLPHADVIDNLIQEFNKLPGIGPKSAQRIVFYLLRAGDEQSKFLAEAILSLKRKITLCSTCFNVTESDPCSLCRNDKRDPSQICIVEQPQDILAIEHTGIYHGMYHVLHGAISPTEGVGTEDIRVRELMNRLKDGSVKEIILATNPNLEGEQTAMYLSHLITPLGIRVTRLARGLPFGTELEYADDVTLTQAIEGRQEF
- a CDS encoding YbaB/EbfC family nucleoid-associated protein, coding for MNKFMFQQAQKLQAKLAQAQEELSSLTVEGSSGGGAIKVTMNGQQKIQSVEISPEVVNPEDVELLQDLVLTAVSEALAKSQELATKHLGGLTGDFKIPGLT
- the dnaX gene encoding DNA polymerase III subunit gamma/tau → MASQVFYRRWRPQTLAEVVGQEQVTKTLQNALISNHVSHAYLFCGPRGTGKTSTGRILAKAVNCLTNEGKGEPCNSCEMCQATTEGRALDVIEIDAASNTGVDNIRNLRERVNYAPNQARYKVYIIDEVHMLSTSASNALLKTLEEPPPHVIFVLATTEVHKVLPTIMSRCQRFDFRRISQNDVVTKLTQIGKKETIKIEPEALKLIARAATGSLRDAENLLEQLTTYYGKKVTLMQAQTILGITGDWRAKEMVRHIVNNDVTAGVSTINGINSDGLDLRQFNRELVAYLRALLLVKTGSAESIDLPAEDIEELKELAGKASLSQILKAVKLFGQLDLGLDNYSTLPLELALVDAILPSAKEPPMVKAEPEARQPMKPVVTETPPLSPEKPAAKEELPRKPAVEQKLEPEPAPAIESVPAPEPEEEKGEPEPEPESELEPAPAPASTEAAPSIPTEAGGEEIENLQLNWLKFIRDAPSSMSRTPAAALLRSAKPKAVENNTIILSFKFPLHKENMEKTDNQQIAEQIISNFLGRACRVRCVHEPEANHLIEEALKIGAQIIESEEK